Below is a genomic region from Methanococcus maripaludis.
CCAGTTCCTCCAGTAACCGTTAGACCTTCAATCACACTTGAAAGTGGAGAAAGAAGTGAAGATGACTTGACACACAAATTAGTTGATATTATCAGAATTAACCAGAGGTTAGAAGAAAATATCAACGGTGGAGCTCCAAACTTGATTATTGAAGATTTATGGGACTTATTACAGTACCACATAAACACGTACTTCGATAACGAAGCGCCAGGGATTCCTCCAGCAAGACACAGAAGTGGAAGACCACTTAGAACACTTGCTCAAAGGTTAAAAGGTAAAGAAGGAAGGTTCAGACACAACTTAGCAGGTAAAAGGGTAAACTTCTCTGCAAGGACTGTTATCTCACCTGATCCAAGACTCAGTATTAACGAAGTTGGTATTCCTAAATTAATCGCAAAAGAATTGACTGTTCCTGAAAAAGTTACCCCCTACAACATTGAAAGAGTAAGGGCACTTTTAAGAAACGGAGCTGACACCCACCCAGGTGTAAACTACGTTATTAAGAAAGTTAAAACTAAAGATGGAAAAGAAGAAGAATACAAGATAAAAATTACAGATGCCAACAAAGACATGTGGGTAGAAAATATAACCGATGGAATGGTTATTGAAAGACACCTTTCAGATGGGGACGTCGTGTTGTACAACAGGCAGCCATCCTTGCACAGAATGTCAATTATGGCACACAAAGTAAAAGTTCTTCCATACAGAACATTCAGACACAACCTGTGTGTATGTCCACCTTACAACGCGGATTTCGATGGTGACGAAATGAACGTTCACGTCCCACAATCCGAAGAAGCTAGAGCTGAAGCTGAAACATTAATGCTCGTTGAAAAACACATTGTTTCCCCAAGATTTGGTGGTCCAATCATCGGTGCAATTCACGACTTTATTTCAGGAGCATACGTCCTTACAAGTTCATTATTTACAAAAGACGAAGCTTTAACATTATTGAAAAGCTCCGGACTAGATAATGAACTTGGAGAAGCAGATGTTGTTGAAAATAAAGTTGAATACTACAGCGGAAAATCATTATTCAGTAAAACTCTTCCAGAAGGATTAAGCTTACAGTATAGGGCAAAAATCTGTAAAAAATGTGACACCTGTACCAAAGAAGAATGTGAACACGACGCTTACGTTGTAATTAGAAACGGTAAACTCTTACAAGGAGTAATCGATAAAAACGGATTTGGTTCAGAAGCAGGAATCATATTAAACACCCTTGTAAAAGACTTCGGTTCAGAAGATGCGAGAGTATTCCTCGACTCTGCAACCAAAATGTCAATAAAAGCAATGGTTTTGAAAGGATTTACAACAGGTATTGACGACGAAGATATCCCTGAAGAAGCAATTCAAGAAATTCAGGATTTGTTAAACAAAGCTGAACAGGATGTTGAAGATATCGTTGAAAAATATGAAAACGGAACTTTAGAATCCCTCCCAGGAAGGGGTGTTGAAGAATCCAGAGAAGCATACATCATGCAGATTTTAGGTAAAGCGAGGGACCAAGCTGGTAACGTTGCTGAAAAATACTTAAGTAAAGAAAACCACGCTGCTCTGATGGCAAGAACCGGTGCAAGAGGTTCACTCCTTAACATTACGATGATGGCTGCAAGTGTTGGTCAGCAATCCGTTAGGGGTGGTAGGGTCTTTAGAGGTTACAGAGAAAGAACCCTTCCTCACTTTGGAAAAGGAAGTTTAGATGCAAAATCACACGGATTTGTTAGAAGCTGTTATAAAAAAGGATTAGCACCAACAGAATACTTCTTCCACGCGATGGGTGGTAGAGAAGGTCTTGTGGACCAGGCGGTCAGGACTGCACAATCTGGTTACATGCAGAGAAGACTCGTAAACGCTTTACAGGACATTAGGGCGGAATACGATGGAACCGTAAGAGATTCAAGAGG
It encodes:
- the rpoA1 gene encoding DNA-directed RNA polymerase subunit A', encoding MDRFDVPKEIGDITFGLLSPEQIRTMSVAKIVTADTYDDDGYPIDGGLMDTRLGVIDPGLVCKSCSGRVGTCPGHFGHIELSKPVIHIGFAKDIYKILKAVCPHCGKVTITEIKRDEYLEKMAKLEEDGGDPWTLCDDLLKEAAKGSVCPSCGEVKADVKYDKPTAYHQLDGKAQKQLTSSEVREILEKIPGEDCKLLGINAKVARPEYMVLTVLPVPPVTVRPSITLESGERSEDDLTHKLVDIIRINQRLEENINGGAPNLIIEDLWDLLQYHINTYFDNEAPGIPPARHRSGRPLRTLAQRLKGKEGRFRHNLAGKRVNFSARTVISPDPRLSINEVGIPKLIAKELTVPEKVTPYNIERVRALLRNGADTHPGVNYVIKKVKTKDGKEEEYKIKITDANKDMWVENITDGMVIERHLSDGDVVLYNRQPSLHRMSIMAHKVKVLPYRTFRHNLCVCPPYNADFDGDEMNVHVPQSEEARAEAETLMLVEKHIVSPRFGGPIIGAIHDFISGAYVLTSSLFTKDEALTLLKSSGLDNELGEADVVENKVEYYSGKSLFSKTLPEGLSLQYRAKICKKCDTCTKEECEHDAYVVIRNGKLLQGVIDKNGFGSEAGIILNTLVKDFGSEDARVFLDSATKMSIKAMVLKGFTTGIDDEDIPEEAIQEIQDLLNKAEQDVEDIVEKYENGTLESLPGRGVEESREAYIMQILGKARDQAGNVAEKYLSKENHAALMARTGARGSLLNITMMAASVGQQSVRGGRVFRGYRERTLPHFGKGSLDAKSHGFVRSCYKKGLAPTEYFFHAMGGREGLVDQAVRTAQSGYMQRRLVNALQDIRAEYDGTVRDSRGLVVQFEYGEDLVDPAKADHGKGVDLDKIFTKVNSKYEN